The following are encoded together in the Pedobacter sp. D749 genome:
- a CDS encoding polysaccharide lyase family 1 protein translates to MRNKYLLTCLMAAAMAFSLPACKKSNQSESNETTNKNVASPMAVTEAVCPSKGWASQNGGTTGGGEVTATVVTTYTALKSAIQNTSVKVIQVNGTITIPSGGRISFQDQSGKTIFGSSGAKLVSADQTKDNSGIMYIKRCNNIIIRNIIFEGPGAYDVDGQDNVTVDACNNIWVDHCEFRDGVDGNFDLKNISDYITVSYCKFSYLKPPKSGGSGGSDDHRFSNLIGSSDGATTDRGHFRITFVRCWWAQGAVARMPRVRFGKVHIVNNLFNSTVSKSCIQAGFEANILVESNVFENVKNPIDLMDNTSTAVQAKNNLFTAVTGNTSGNGVNAFTPPYSLTILNASSVKSTVTASNGAGATLTGNACSSL, encoded by the coding sequence ATGAGAAACAAGTATTTATTAACATGCCTGATGGCTGCTGCCATGGCATTTTCTTTGCCTGCGTGCAAAAAAAGTAATCAATCTGAAAGCAATGAGACCACGAACAAAAACGTTGCTTCACCAATGGCTGTTACAGAAGCAGTTTGCCCATCAAAGGGCTGGGCATCACAAAACGGTGGAACAACCGGTGGCGGCGAAGTAACGGCCACCGTGGTAACCACTTATACCGCACTGAAGTCAGCCATTCAAAATACCAGCGTGAAGGTAATCCAGGTAAACGGAACCATCACCATTCCATCCGGCGGGAGAATTTCCTTTCAGGACCAGAGCGGAAAAACGATTTTTGGTTCATCAGGTGCCAAACTTGTTTCGGCCGATCAAACAAAAGACAATTCAGGGATTATGTATATTAAGAGATGTAACAACATCATCATCAGAAATATCATTTTTGAAGGCCCCGGTGCTTATGATGTTGACGGACAAGACAATGTAACCGTTGATGCCTGCAATAACATCTGGGTTGATCATTGCGAGTTTAGAGATGGTGTGGATGGCAATTTTGATCTCAAAAACATTTCAGATTACATCACGGTATCTTATTGCAAATTTTCTTACCTCAAACCACCAAAATCAGGTGGTTCGGGCGGATCTGATGATCACCGCTTCTCAAACCTGATCGGATCAAGCGATGGTGCCACTACAGACAGAGGTCACTTTCGGATCACATTTGTACGTTGCTGGTGGGCGCAGGGTGCTGTAGCCAGAATGCCACGTGTAAGATTTGGCAAAGTGCATATTGTAAATAATTTATTTAACAGTACGGTAAGTAAAAGCTGTATTCAGGCCGGATTTGAAGCCAATATTTTAGTGGAATCAAACGTTTTTGAAAACGTGAAAAACCCAATTGATTTGATGGACAATACCTCTACAGCGGTTCAGGCAAAAAATAATCTTTTTACAGCCGTAACCGGAAATACTTCAGGTAATGGTGTAAATGCATTTACGCCACCTTACAGCCTGACTATACTAAATGCTTCCAGTGTAAAATCTACCGTAACGGCATCAAACGGCGCAGGGGCAACACTTACAGGCAATGCATGTTCATCGCTGTAA
- a CDS encoding glycosyltransferase family 2 protein produces the protein MKNKGISVIMPTYRHGAFISGAITSLLNQAFQDWELIIIIDGSTDATLEVVEHYLHDHRIRYLYNADNEGLGAAINKGLEQASCAYISYLPSDDLYFKDHLQLLWNLALANPDDAFFCSGAKHNYKDDHTGSSGQKSFGAFIDIGYQLVQVMHKKTAHRWLERNELVTDSLHDMFWNKLLDGATPKFTMEITTEWVSHPVQRHKIISERWGGGINLYKQFYLVNQKIRFKSAFGGLIDETTEYLDLDDLPVVSRDLPLKILLVGELSYNAERVLAFEEKGHQLYGLWMDEPSFYNAVGPLPFGNITDIPKDNWQQAVRELKPDIIYALLNFRAIPFIHQVMRADLGIPLVWHFKEGPFFCRQNGLWNKMIDLFQYADGIIFLNPEIKRWYEQFFHFEVPFSIIVDGDLPHISRFKGKPGRLISEQDGEMHTVVPGRPMGLLPADILELAKRKIHLHLYGDFYHSVYKSWIDEANVLAPGYLHLHPACVPQNWVEELSKYDAGWLHVFDSENNGELMKANWLDFNFAARMSTLGAAGLPMIQRDNTGHICASQAFTRKNGFGIFYQSYDDLAAQLGNTAEMNRMRQEIWHKREVLSFNHYIDDVLYFLRKVMESKKRRL, from the coding sequence ATGAAAAATAAAGGCATTAGTGTGATTATGCCCACTTACAGGCATGGCGCATTTATCTCAGGTGCGATCACCAGTTTGCTGAACCAGGCATTTCAAGACTGGGAATTGATTATCATTATTGATGGTAGTACTGATGCTACCCTTGAGGTGGTAGAACATTACCTCCACGATCATCGGATCAGGTACTTATATAATGCTGATAATGAAGGCCTGGGTGCTGCCATTAATAAAGGGCTTGAACAGGCATCATGTGCCTATATCAGCTACCTGCCCTCTGATGATTTATACTTTAAGGATCATTTACAGTTGCTATGGAATCTGGCACTAGCTAATCCGGATGATGCTTTTTTCTGTTCGGGTGCAAAACACAATTATAAAGATGATCATACTGGCAGTAGCGGGCAGAAAAGTTTTGGCGCCTTTATAGATATAGGCTATCAGTTGGTACAGGTGATGCATAAAAAAACAGCTCACAGGTGGCTGGAGAGGAATGAGTTGGTGACCGATAGCTTGCATGATATGTTCTGGAATAAACTGCTGGATGGCGCAACGCCGAAGTTTACCATGGAAATTACAACGGAATGGGTTTCCCATCCTGTCCAGCGGCATAAAATCATCAGTGAACGCTGGGGTGGGGGGATCAATCTGTACAAGCAGTTTTACCTGGTCAATCAAAAAATCAGGTTTAAATCGGCTTTTGGCGGATTGATAGATGAAACTACTGAATACCTGGACTTAGATGATCTTCCTGTAGTATCAAGAGACTTACCATTAAAAATTTTACTTGTTGGTGAGTTGTCTTATAATGCCGAAAGGGTTCTGGCTTTTGAAGAAAAAGGCCATCAGTTGTATGGTTTGTGGATGGACGAACCTTCTTTTTATAATGCAGTTGGTCCGCTTCCTTTTGGAAATATTACAGACATTCCAAAAGATAACTGGCAGCAGGCGGTTAGAGAATTGAAACCAGATATCATTTATGCACTCTTAAATTTCAGGGCGATACCATTCATTCATCAGGTGATGCGTGCAGATTTGGGTATCCCACTGGTGTGGCATTTTAAGGAAGGACCATTTTTCTGCAGGCAAAATGGCCTATGGAATAAAATGATTGATCTTTTTCAGTATGCTGACGGAATAATCTTTTTAAATCCAGAAATTAAACGCTGGTATGAACAGTTTTTTCATTTTGAGGTGCCTTTCAGCATAATCGTGGATGGGGACTTGCCGCATATCTCAAGGTTTAAGGGGAAACCAGGCAGACTGATTTCAGAACAGGATGGGGAAATGCATACCGTGGTTCCGGGAAGGCCGATGGGGCTTTTACCTGCTGATATACTAGAATTGGCTAAAAGAAAGATTCACTTACATCTCTATGGAGATTTTTACCATAGTGTTTATAAATCATGGATAGATGAGGCCAATGTATTGGCACCGGGCTATCTCCATCTGCACCCGGCCTGTGTGCCGCAAAATTGGGTAGAAGAACTCTCGAAGTATGATGCCGGCTGGCTGCACGTTTTTGATTCAGAAAATAACGGTGAATTAATGAAAGCCAATTGGCTTGATTTTAACTTTGCAGCGAGGATGTCGACATTAGGAGCAGCAGGACTTCCCATGATCCAGCGGGATAATACCGGGCATATCTGTGCTTCCCAGGCTTTTACCCGTAAAAATGGATTTGGAATTTTTTATCAATCATACGATGATTTGGCTGCACAGCTTGGTAATACTGCAGAAATGAATCGCATGCGGCAGGAAATATGGCATAAGAGAGAAGTCCTGAGCTTTAACCATTATATTGATGATGTTTTATATTTCTTGAGAAAGGTAATGGAATCAAAGAAAAGACGTCTTTAA
- the infC gene encoding translation initiation factor IF-3, whose product MALKKAGFYRGPRLPFKKKEAEHKINNFITSPEVRLTGDNIETNIYPLAEALKLAGELDLDLVEISPNATPPVCRIIDYSKFLYEQKKKQKEIKSKAKQTIIKDIRFGPNTDEHDFQFKLKHAVSFLESGEKVRAFVHFKGRSIVYKDQGEILLLKFAQGLEEVGKVELLPKLEGKRMFLTLAPKAGKK is encoded by the coding sequence TTGGCATTAAAAAAAGCAGGATTTTACAGGGGGCCACGCTTGCCCTTCAAAAAAAAAGAAGCAGAACACAAAATTAATAATTTTATCACCTCCCCGGAGGTACGCTTAACCGGAGATAATATTGAGACGAATATCTATCCGCTGGCAGAAGCACTCAAACTGGCAGGAGAACTGGATTTAGATCTGGTTGAAATTTCCCCGAACGCCACACCACCAGTTTGCCGTATCATCGATTACAGCAAATTCCTTTACGAACAGAAGAAAAAACAGAAGGAAATCAAAAGCAAGGCGAAACAGACCATCATCAAGGACATCCGTTTCGGACCGAATACCGATGAGCATGACTTTCAGTTCAAGCTCAAACATGCCGTTTCCTTTTTGGAAAGCGGAGAAAAAGTGCGTGCCTTTGTGCATTTCAAAGGAAGATCGATTGTTTATAAAGATCAGGGAGAAATACTGCTGCTGAAATTTGCGCAAGGCCTCGAAGAGGTAGGCAAAGTAGAGTTATTACCAAAACTAGAAGGAAAGCGGATGTTTTTGACCTTGGCACCAAAAGCAGGAAAAAAATAA
- a CDS encoding YeeE/YedE family protein, with the protein MNILEYLKQPWPWYIAGPLIGLTVPALLILGNKSFGISSSLRHICAACLPANISFFKYDWKKEAWNLFFVFGILIGGGIAMGILSNPNPVVVNPKLATELAGYGITNYDNLIPLDIMNWPALLTLKGFLLMVAGGFLVGFGTRYAGGCTSGHAIMGLSNLQWPSLIATICFMVGGFIMANLILPHILAL; encoded by the coding sequence ATGAATATATTAGAGTATTTAAAGCAACCCTGGCCCTGGTACATCGCCGGTCCGCTAATTGGATTAACGGTGCCCGCACTGTTGATACTCGGCAACAAGTCGTTTGGCATCAGCTCTTCTTTGAGACATATCTGTGCGGCCTGCCTGCCTGCAAACATCTCTTTTTTTAAGTACGATTGGAAAAAAGAAGCATGGAATTTGTTTTTTGTTTTTGGAATTTTGATAGGTGGTGGCATTGCGATGGGCATTCTTTCTAACCCAAACCCTGTTGTTGTTAATCCAAAACTGGCCACGGAGTTAGCAGGTTACGGCATTACCAATTACGATAACTTAATCCCACTAGACATTATGAATTGGCCGGCGTTACTTACGTTGAAAGGTTTTCTGCTTATGGTAGCTGGTGGGTTTTTAGTGGGTTTTGGTACACGGTATGCTGGTGGCTGTACCAGCGGACACGCCATTATGGGCTTGTCTAATTTGCAATGGCCATCATTAATAGCCACCATTTGTTTTATGGTTGGCGGTTTCATTATGGCCAATTTAATTTTACCTCACATTTTAGCCCTCTAA